In one Mesorhizobium australicum genomic region, the following are encoded:
- a CDS encoding TRAP transporter substrate-binding protein, with translation MISRRTVLKSGALAATAAMMPRVAFGQAAKYPVKVAHLESPAQPRHKGLEKVGALVKERTSGEVEFTLYPLSQLGNARQMIEGTQFGAIECTVQPAAFLGGFNPVVSVLDVPYLLPTDRAMSQQLREGPFGKALLASFEKRGLHALTEWPNGRKSLTSNKSLDNLVELAGQKFRVMDSKILIDQFAAVGATAVAINFGELYTSLQTGLVDGQENPLDTITTMKFHEVQKNLVVTEHGAMEDFVLFNPAWWQALPDGHKDIIAKAFDEVRPEVEKMKEASASAALEIIKAAGVNVRIADEAERGKLRDATAPKAREAYVALAGAEGEDILKIYDAEYKKLAG, from the coding sequence ATGATATCCAGAAGGACAGTCCTGAAGTCGGGAGCGTTGGCGGCCACCGCGGCGATGATGCCCAGGGTCGCATTCGGTCAGGCCGCGAAGTATCCAGTGAAAGTCGCGCATCTCGAATCGCCGGCTCAACCGCGCCACAAGGGTCTCGAAAAAGTCGGGGCTCTGGTGAAGGAACGTACGAGCGGTGAAGTCGAGTTCACGCTCTACCCGCTGTCCCAGCTCGGCAATGCGCGCCAGATGATCGAGGGCACGCAGTTCGGCGCCATCGAGTGCACGGTTCAGCCGGCCGCCTTCCTCGGTGGCTTCAATCCGGTGGTGTCGGTGCTCGACGTTCCTTACCTGCTGCCGACCGATCGCGCCATGTCGCAGCAGCTGCGCGAGGGGCCATTCGGCAAGGCTTTGCTTGCAAGCTTCGAGAAGCGCGGTCTGCATGCGCTCACCGAATGGCCGAACGGCCGCAAAAGCCTGACCTCGAACAAATCCCTCGACAATCTGGTCGAGCTCGCGGGACAGAAGTTCCGCGTCATGGACTCCAAGATCCTGATCGATCAGTTCGCCGCGGTCGGCGCCACCGCCGTCGCCATCAACTTCGGCGAGCTCTACACCTCGCTCCAGACGGGTCTCGTCGACGGGCAGGAAAACCCGCTCGACACCATCACCACCATGAAGTTCCACGAGGTCCAGAAGAACCTCGTCGTGACCGAGCATGGCGCGATGGAGGACTTCGTCCTGTTCAATCCTGCATGGTGGCAGGCGCTGCCGGATGGCCACAAGGACATCATTGCAAAGGCATTCGACGAGGTGCGACCCGAAGTCGAGAAGATGAAGGAAGCGTCGGCCAGCGCCGCGCTCGAGATCATCAAGGCCGCCGGTGTCAATGTCCGGATCGCGGATGAAGCCGAGCGCGGGAAATTGCGCGACGCGACCGCGCCGAAGGCCCGCGAAGCCTATGTGGCGCTGGCGGGGGCCGAGGGCGAGGACATACTCAAGATCTACGACGCCGAGTACAAGAAGCTCGCCGGTTGA
- a CDS encoding dihydroorotate dehydrogenase, whose translation MSVDLSVKVGSLSLRNPVMPASGTFAEGLDRVIDFNRLGALVTKTITRELRTGNPLPRVVEQPDGMINSIGIPSKGIDHFIEETLPLYAQYSTPLVVSISAPTVEGFAYLAEAVSVPGVAAIEANISCPNIEEDGKAFAMSPKSAARVTAALRRATTLPLWAKLTPNTGDIAAVARASEEAGADALVVANTILAMAVDLKTFRPSLGNIMGGLSGPAVKPIILRQVYQCARAARIPIIGCGGISSAEDAVEFLLAGATAVQIGTASFVQPDALLRIIDGLAQFCAHRDIARIADLSGALVVEESDEPDMAWTEPAQ comes from the coding sequence ATGAGCGTCGATCTCTCCGTCAAGGTCGGGTCGCTGAGCTTGCGCAACCCGGTCATGCCTGCCTCGGGAACCTTCGCCGAAGGTCTCGATCGCGTCATCGACTTCAACCGGCTTGGCGCGCTGGTCACCAAAACGATCACGCGCGAATTGCGGACTGGCAACCCCTTGCCGCGCGTCGTGGAACAGCCCGACGGCATGATCAATTCGATCGGAATCCCGTCGAAGGGCATCGACCACTTCATAGAAGAGACGTTGCCGCTCTATGCCCAGTATTCGACCCCTCTCGTGGTCAGCATCTCGGCGCCGACCGTGGAGGGATTTGCCTATCTCGCCGAAGCCGTCTCTGTGCCGGGCGTTGCCGCGATCGAGGCGAACATCTCCTGTCCCAACATCGAGGAAGACGGCAAGGCCTTCGCGATGAGCCCCAAGTCGGCGGCGCGCGTGACCGCTGCACTGCGCAGGGCGACAACTCTTCCCCTGTGGGCCAAGCTGACGCCGAACACGGGAGACATCGCGGCGGTCGCGCGCGCCAGCGAGGAAGCAGGTGCGGACGCCCTTGTCGTCGCCAACACGATCCTGGCAATGGCCGTGGACCTGAAGACGTTCAGGCCTTCCCTGGGCAATATCATGGGTGGACTGTCCGGGCCGGCGGTCAAGCCGATCATCCTGCGGCAGGTCTACCAGTGCGCGCGGGCGGCAAGGATTCCGATTATCGGATGCGGCGGTATCTCCAGCGCCGAGGATGCGGTGGAATTCCTGCTGGCAGGGGCGACGGCCGTGCAGATTGGCACTGCGTCCTTTGTCCAGCCTGATGCTCTTCTCCGCATCATCGACGGTCTCGCGCAGTTTTGCGCGCACCGGGACATAGCGAGAATCGCCGACCTGTCCGGAGCGCTCGTCGTTGAAGAAAGCGACGAACCTGACATGGCGTGGACGGAGCCGGCGCAATGA
- the pyrC gene encoding dihydroorotase, whose translation MNTEKIFGPPGDSPVTTLTIRRPDDWHVHLRDGDMMRAVLPFTSSQFGRAIVMPNLTPPVTTVAAAQAYRDRIVAALPRGATFTPLMTCYLTDETSADEVEAGFRDRVWVACKLYPAGATTNSSHGVTNLARIGSVLERMERIGMPVLIHGEATEPTVDTFDRESFFIENSLRTLLGRHQELRIVLEHVTTVEGVAVVRENSARMAATITPHHLVLNRTSLFQGGLRPHYYCLPVAKREHHRLALRRAAVSGDPCFFLGTDSAPHLREAKQAECCSAGIFCGPTALQTYAQVFEEEGALGRLESFASCNGPAFYRLPLNTGTITLRRRKNLGDRSLRIGSSDIAMFRGGERLAWSIDEEGDRDPQLEGRAR comes from the coding sequence ATGAACACCGAAAAGATCTTCGGTCCGCCCGGCGACAGTCCCGTCACGACGCTGACGATCAGGCGCCCGGACGACTGGCACGTTCATCTTCGGGACGGCGACATGATGAGGGCGGTGCTGCCGTTCACCAGTTCGCAGTTCGGTCGGGCCATCGTCATGCCCAACCTGACCCCGCCGGTCACCACGGTGGCCGCGGCGCAAGCCTATCGCGACCGGATCGTGGCGGCGCTGCCGCGAGGAGCCACGTTTACACCCCTGATGACCTGCTACCTGACGGACGAGACATCCGCCGACGAGGTTGAGGCCGGCTTTCGGGACCGCGTGTGGGTTGCCTGCAAACTCTATCCGGCCGGCGCAACGACCAATTCAAGTCACGGCGTCACCAACCTCGCCCGTATCGGATCCGTGCTGGAGCGGATGGAAAGGATCGGCATGCCCGTTCTGATCCACGGCGAGGCGACCGAGCCGACGGTCGACACATTCGACCGCGAGAGCTTCTTCATCGAGAACAGCCTGCGGACACTTCTTGGTCGACACCAGGAACTCAGGATCGTGCTGGAGCATGTCACGACCGTCGAAGGCGTGGCCGTTGTGCGCGAGAATTCGGCGCGCATGGCCGCGACCATCACACCCCACCACCTGGTGCTCAATCGCACATCATTGTTTCAGGGTGGCCTGCGGCCCCACTACTATTGCCTGCCGGTCGCCAAGCGCGAGCACCATCGCCTGGCGCTCAGGCGCGCCGCCGTCTCCGGCGATCCCTGCTTTTTCCTCGGCACCGACTCGGCACCGCATCTTCGCGAGGCCAAGCAGGCGGAGTGCTGTTCGGCCGGCATCTTCTGCGGGCCGACCGCCCTTCAGACCTATGCCCAGGTTTTCGAGGAGGAGGGCGCGCTCGGCAGGCTGGAATCATTCGCATCCTGCAACGGACCGGCCTTCTATCGTCTACCGCTCAACACCGGGACGATCACGCTGCGACGACGGAAGAATCTGGGCGATCGCTCCCTGCGGATCGGCAGCAGCGATATCGCGATGTTTCGTGGGGGTGAACGGCTGGCCTGGTCCATCGACGAAGAAGGTGACCGTGATCCGCAGTTGGAAGGAAGAGCAAGATGA
- a CDS encoding Zn-dependent hydrolase has product MMASATRNRGHAPSEYDEISTLFDALRDAAFDGVGISRVAYSEVESRALEMIEVEARRIGLTTERDAAANLVATLPGSDGGLPFIACGSHVDSVPQGGNFDGAAGVVAALAVLRRLKALERPLKRTVKLFALRGEESARFGKPYLGSSCLFGKLTPSDLETKAEDDGRSMGDCMRSVGVAVDRIAAREVLLEPASMAAWVELHIEQGPVLTARNLPIGIVSGIRGNIRHRAVECVGQAGHSGAVPRWLRHDAVFGMCELITHLDAHWRTLLERGHDLVLTSGIVATDPKVNAIARIPELVRFAFEIRSQSKATLDAVYELFLSECASVSRERGVSFRFDEKVEAAGATMDKMWIERLTAAAGRLNLPFETIASGAGHDAAVFANAGVPSAMVFVRNQHGSHNPREAMDLSDLIAGIDVMHAAIQEAAQ; this is encoded by the coding sequence ATGATGGCGTCGGCCACCCGCAATCGTGGACACGCGCCCAGCGAGTATGACGAGATCTCGACGCTGTTCGATGCACTTCGGGACGCGGCATTCGATGGTGTCGGGATCAGTCGCGTCGCCTATAGCGAGGTGGAGAGCCGAGCTCTTGAGATGATCGAGGTCGAAGCCCGGCGCATCGGTCTGACCACGGAGAGGGACGCCGCCGCCAACCTCGTCGCCACGCTGCCCGGATCTGATGGGGGACTTCCCTTCATCGCCTGCGGCTCGCATGTCGATTCGGTGCCGCAAGGCGGAAATTTCGACGGAGCCGCCGGCGTCGTTGCGGCACTCGCCGTCCTGCGCCGTCTGAAGGCGCTGGAAAGACCATTGAAGCGCACGGTCAAGCTGTTCGCGTTGCGCGGCGAAGAGAGCGCGCGATTTGGCAAACCCTATCTCGGATCGAGCTGTCTCTTTGGGAAGCTGACGCCGTCCGATCTGGAGACCAAGGCGGAGGACGATGGTCGCTCGATGGGCGACTGCATGCGCAGCGTCGGTGTCGCGGTCGACCGTATCGCAGCGCGCGAGGTCTTGCTGGAGCCGGCGTCCATGGCGGCCTGGGTGGAGCTCCATATCGAGCAGGGCCCGGTGCTCACCGCCCGCAACCTGCCGATAGGGATCGTCTCGGGAATCCGTGGCAACATAAGGCACCGCGCGGTCGAATGTGTCGGCCAGGCCGGTCATTCGGGGGCGGTGCCAAGATGGCTGCGCCACGACGCCGTGTTCGGGATGTGCGAACTGATCACCCATCTCGACGCGCACTGGAGAACGTTGCTTGAGCGGGGCCACGATCTGGTCCTCACATCGGGCATTGTCGCGACCGACCCGAAGGTCAATGCCATCGCTCGTATTCCTGAACTCGTGCGTTTCGCCTTCGAAATTCGCAGTCAGAGCAAGGCCACGCTCGACGCCGTCTACGAACTCTTCCTGTCCGAATGCGCCTCGGTCTCCAGGGAGCGCGGCGTGTCCTTCCGGTTCGACGAGAAGGTGGAGGCCGCCGGCGCCACCATGGACAAGATGTGGATCGAAAGACTGACCGCCGCGGCCGGTCGGCTGAATCTCCCCTTCGAAACGATCGCCAGCGGCGCCGGGCACGACGCGGCGGTGTTTGCGAATGCCGGTGTGCCGAGCGCCATGGTCTTCGTGCGCAACCAGCACGGTTCCCACAATCCGCGCGAGGCGATGGACCTGTCTGATCTGATCGCCGGGATAGATGTGATGCATGCCGCGATCCAGGAGGCGGCGCAATGA
- a CDS encoding TRAP transporter small permease, translated as MGARFVAALGRVQTVQGFLLGLLMLAMTFGYATNVLVREIMPSLAPRLAWIDEVSLFGLVWIVFLAIGLALESGRHISMRMLLDRMPPSAQRLVKIVINLLGLVFSVYMLKVGWEITAFVARSGQTSPTLGFSVAWLYGIMPVGFLLLAAQYLVELLGLSDRFAREIDPMHHL; from the coding sequence ATGGGCGCGCGCTTCGTCGCCGCGCTGGGGCGCGTGCAGACCGTGCAGGGTTTCCTGCTCGGTCTGCTCATGCTTGCAATGACCTTCGGCTACGCGACCAATGTCCTTGTTCGTGAAATCATGCCGTCGCTCGCACCGAGACTGGCGTGGATCGACGAGGTCTCGCTCTTCGGGCTGGTGTGGATCGTCTTTCTGGCGATCGGTCTCGCGCTCGAAAGCGGACGGCATATCAGCATGCGCATGCTGCTCGACCGCATGCCGCCTTCGGCCCAGCGCCTCGTGAAAATCGTCATCAATCTGCTCGGCCTGGTCTTCAGCGTCTACATGCTGAAGGTCGGCTGGGAGATCACGGCTTTCGTGGCGCGCAGCGGGCAGACCAGTCCGACGCTCGGCTTCTCCGTCGCGTGGCTCTACGGGATCATGCCTGTCGGCTTCCTCCTGCTTGCGGCGCAATATCTGGTTGAACTGCTTGGGTTGTCGGACCGCTTTGCGCGCGAGATCGACCCCATGCACCATCTGTAG
- a CDS encoding dihydroorotate dehydrogenase electron transfer subunit — translation MAARRRSPARRCQGRALAGYKRPLLSPGRRSVNVEFEKCDISSQKANNADTDISWRFVAKKRQSIAIEICLCQALFLAGDCSMLQTSGEQVGSRSGAAWQPKAMPEIATVISNRPIASDYRHLILSCGALAASARPGQFFQLLCPQPVGEKPFLRRPMSVYAVQADPCRIEFLYKVTGAGTRGLATLQSGDTIDVFGPLGVGFTLDRQWRHIVVVGRGAGLATLAPLARAAAELNIRVTAILSARRPDLLVSVDLFQTYGADVIGVTDAEATSGPANVEKVLRALIAQDSCDAFFTCGSARLMRVQQRLAHEFGIPGQIALEQQMACGIGLCYCCVRDFNVDGEIISRRVCWDGPVFDLAEAMP, via the coding sequence ATGGCTGCGCGTCGGCGTTCACCGGCGCGGCGTTGTCAGGGGCGGGCGCTTGCTGGGTACAAACGGCCTCTTCTGTCCCCCGGGCGGCGATCCGTCAACGTCGAATTTGAAAAATGCGACATTTCCTCACAAAAAGCTAACAATGCAGATACTGATATCAGTTGGCGTTTTGTCGCAAAAAAGAGACAAAGCATTGCAATTGAGATTTGCCTGTGTCAGGCTCTCTTTTTAGCCGGTGACTGCAGCATGCTTCAGACGTCAGGAGAGCAAGTCGGTTCGAGATCAGGCGCGGCGTGGCAGCCGAAGGCGATGCCCGAGATTGCGACGGTCATCTCCAATCGCCCCATCGCGAGCGACTACAGGCACCTCATTCTCTCATGCGGCGCGCTCGCCGCGAGCGCTCGCCCCGGCCAGTTCTTTCAACTCCTCTGCCCGCAGCCGGTTGGCGAAAAGCCGTTCTTGCGCCGTCCGATGAGCGTCTATGCGGTGCAGGCAGATCCTTGTCGGATCGAGTTTCTGTACAAGGTGACGGGTGCGGGCACGCGAGGCCTGGCGACCCTTCAGTCCGGCGATACCATCGACGTCTTCGGGCCGCTTGGCGTTGGTTTCACGCTCGACCGGCAATGGCGCCACATCGTCGTGGTCGGACGTGGCGCGGGTCTGGCGACCCTTGCGCCGTTGGCTCGTGCGGCGGCCGAACTGAACATTCGCGTCACGGCGATCCTGAGTGCGCGCCGTCCCGATCTTCTGGTTTCTGTCGACCTTTTCCAGACCTATGGCGCAGACGTGATCGGTGTGACCGATGCCGAAGCCACCAGCGGTCCCGCCAATGTCGAGAAGGTTCTGCGCGCTCTGATCGCACAGGACAGTTGCGACGCCTTCTTCACCTGCGGCTCAGCCCGGCTGATGCGCGTGCAACAGCGGCTGGCGCATGAGTTCGGCATCCCCGGCCAGATCGCGCTCGAGCAGCAGATGGCCTGCGGCATCGGCCTTTGCTACTGCTGCGTTCGCGACTTCAACGTCGATGGCGAGATCATCAGCCGGCGCGTGTGCTGGGACGGTCCCGTCTTCGACCTGGCGGAGGCGATGCCATGA